Proteins encoded in a region of the Hyphomicrobiales bacterium genome:
- the cimA gene encoding citramalate synthase, which produces MSNEREKIVIFDTTLRDGQQTPGVDFSLEEKLQIIDMLEDLGVDYIEGGYPGANPSDTELFSKKRTKEATFTAFGMTKRAGVSVSNDPGLNAILDAEADAICFVAKAWDYHVKVALGCTNEENLDSISETLTIAQERGKQVLLDCEHFFDGYKANRDYALSVAETAYKSGAQWVVLCDTNGGTLPHEIEAIIADVKTVVPGSNLGIHTHNDTGNAVANSLAAIRAGVRHVQGTLNGIGERCGNANLITLLPTLLLKEEFSRKFELNVSIQEIRKISSISKAFDKILNQSPNRQAPYVGSSAFATKAGIHASAIVKEPETYEHVPPESVGNKRNVMVSDQAGKSNLLSQLSTMGIEVDHKDRRLDGLLQEIKEREGRGYSYEDANASLEMLARRRLGTVPDYFNVESFRVMVERRFNAIGDKVTISEAVVKILMDGEESHSVAEGNGPVNALDKALRKDLGKYQSQIEDLELVDFKVRILNGGTSAITRVLIESRDGKGNQWFTVGVSENIIDASFDALIDSMRYKLYKEIGD; this is translated from the coding sequence ATGAGCAATGAACGCGAAAAAATCGTCATCTTTGACACCACATTGCGCGACGGGCAACAAACCCCCGGCGTTGATTTTTCTCTCGAGGAAAAATTGCAAATCATCGACATGCTGGAAGACCTTGGTGTTGATTATATTGAGGGTGGTTACCCCGGTGCGAACCCATCCGACACGGAGCTGTTTTCAAAGAAGCGGACGAAGGAGGCGACATTTACAGCCTTCGGCATGACCAAGCGGGCGGGTGTTTCTGTATCTAATGATCCGGGTTTGAATGCGATTTTGGACGCTGAAGCGGATGCGATTTGTTTCGTGGCGAAGGCTTGGGACTATCATGTGAAGGTTGCTCTCGGCTGCACCAATGAGGAAAATCTAGACTCAATTTCAGAAACGCTGACCATTGCTCAAGAACGCGGCAAGCAAGTTTTGCTTGATTGTGAGCACTTTTTTGACGGCTACAAAGCGAACCGAGATTATGCCTTAAGTGTTGCTGAAACAGCTTATAAGTCGGGCGCTCAATGGGTCGTATTATGCGACACAAATGGCGGCACATTGCCCCATGAAATTGAGGCGATTATCGCTGATGTGAAGACGGTTGTGCCCGGATCTAACCTTGGCATTCACACCCATAATGACACGGGCAATGCGGTCGCAAATTCGCTTGCTGCCATCCGTGCGGGCGTGCGTCATGTGCAAGGAACATTGAACGGCATTGGGGAGCGGTGTGGTAATGCGAACTTAATAACGCTATTGCCGACATTGCTGTTGAAAGAGGAATTTTCCAGGAAATTTGAACTTAATGTATCGATTCAAGAGATAAGAAAAATATCTTCAATATCAAAGGCTTTTGATAAAATTTTAAACCAATCTCCGAATCGTCAGGCGCCCTATGTTGGCTCGTCTGCATTCGCAACAAAAGCAGGCATTCACGCCTCAGCGATTGTGAAAGAGCCGGAGACTTATGAGCACGTGCCACCTGAATCAGTTGGCAATAAACGCAATGTCATGGTGTCTGATCAAGCGGGAAAGTCAAACTTGCTTTCTCAACTTTCCACCATGGGTATTGAGGTTGATCACAAAGACCGGCGCCTTGATGGGTTGTTGCAAGAAATCAAAGAACGCGAAGGTCGCGGTTATTCCTATGAGGATGCCAACGCGTCCCTAGAGATGCTAGCCCGTCGTCGTCTTGGTACCGTGCCAGATTACTTCAACGTGGAAAGTTTCCGCGTGATGGTTGAGCGCCGCTTTAATGCGATTGGCGACAAGGTCACTATTTCGGAAGCGGTTGTGAAAATTTTGATGGACGGTGAGGAGTCTCATTCTGTCGCGGAGGGCAACGGTCCAGTCAACGCTCTTGATAAAGCGCTACGCAAAGACCTTGGCAAATACCAATCTCAAATTGAAGATTTGGAATTGGTCGATTTTAAGGTGCGCATATTAAACGGCGGCACATCCGCGATCACCCGCGTTTTGATAGAAAGCCGAGACGGTAAGGGCAATCAGTGGTTTACCGTTGGCGTATCAGAAAACATCATTGATGCGTCATTTGATGCGCTGATCGATTCCATGCGTTACAAGTTATATAAAGAAATTGGCGACTAG
- a CDS encoding TIGR00730 family Rossman fold protein yields MISSVCVFCGSSLGKNPIHAEQALAFGHILAENKIRLVYGGGDTGLMGKVARGALDNGGKVTGIIPEFLTSKERIGDSLDELDEVIITQDMHQRKMHMFEKSDAFVALPGGIGTLEELVEQLTWSQLGQHAKPIVVADFGGFWAPFFELVDHMKDQSFIGGDFDVSFGHVKTAEEILPELQKLA; encoded by the coding sequence ATGATTTCAAGTGTCTGTGTCTTTTGCGGATCAAGTCTCGGTAAAAATCCAATCCATGCCGAACAAGCGCTCGCCTTTGGCCATATTCTAGCGGAGAACAAAATTCGTCTGGTTTATGGCGGCGGCGACACGGGATTGATGGGCAAAGTAGCGCGCGGTGCACTGGACAATGGTGGCAAAGTCACTGGCATCATTCCTGAATTTCTAACCAGCAAAGAGCGGATCGGCGACAGCCTTGATGAGCTGGATGAAGTCATCATTACGCAGGATATGCACCAACGTAAAATGCATATGTTTGAAAAGTCAGATGCATTTGTCGCCCTACCCGGTGGCATTGGCACGCTGGAAGAGCTTGTCGAGCAGCTCACATGGTCGCAGCTCGGCCAACACGCAAAGCCTATCGTTGTTGCTGACTTTGGTGGGTTTTGGGCGCCTTTTTTTGAACTGGTCGATCACATGAAGGATCAATCATTCATAGGTGGTGACTTTGATGTGAGTTTTGGGCACGTCAAAACGGCAGAAGAAATTTTACCTGAGTTACAAAAATTGGCGTAG